A genomic window from Oceanobacillus timonensis includes:
- the rplW gene encoding 50S ribosomal protein L23, protein MKDLRDVIKRPVITENTADLMAEKKYTFEVVEKANKTEIKDAVETIFGVKVVNVNTMNLKGKFKRMGRYGGYRPDRKKAIVQLSEDSKELDFFEA, encoded by the coding sequence ATGAAAGACCTGCGCGATGTAATTAAACGCCCTGTCATTACAGAGAATACTGCTGATTTAATGGCAGAGAAGAAATACACGTTTGAAGTAGTTGAAAAAGCGAACAAAACAGAAATCAAAGATGCGGTTGAAACCATCTTTGGAGTAAAAGTAGTAAATGTTAACACGATGAACCTTAAAGGTAAATTTAAACGAATGGGCCGTTACGGTGGTTACCGTCCCGATCGTAAAAAAGCGATTGTTCAACTGTCAGAGGATAGCAAAGAACTCGATTTCTTTGAGGCTTAA
- the rplD gene encoding 50S ribosomal protein L4 produces the protein MPKVALLKQDGSNVGDIELNDAVFGIEPNTHVLHEAVVMQRASLRQGTHDVKNRSEVRGGGRKPWRQKGTGRARQGSTRSPQWVGGGTVFGPTPRSYSYKLPKKVRRLALKSALSSKVKEESLFVLDAITIDAPKTKEVINILNGLKVEEKALIVLSENNETIARSANNLQNVKVLTVEELNVLDLLTHDKLIITKDAAEKAGEVLAQ, from the coding sequence ATGCCTAAAGTAGCACTTTTAAAACAGGATGGAAGCAATGTTGGAGATATTGAATTAAATGACGCTGTTTTTGGTATTGAACCAAACACACATGTACTTCATGAAGCGGTTGTTATGCAACGTGCATCTTTACGTCAAGGTACACACGATGTTAAAAACCGTTCTGAAGTTCGTGGTGGAGGTCGCAAACCATGGCGCCAAAAAGGAACTGGACGCGCACGTCAAGGATCTACCCGTTCACCGCAATGGGTTGGCGGTGGAACTGTCTTCGGACCAACTCCACGCAGCTATAGCTACAAATTACCAAAGAAAGTTCGCCGTTTAGCGTTGAAGTCTGCATTATCTTCTAAAGTAAAAGAAGAAAGCTTATTTGTTTTAGATGCCATCACAATCGATGCACCGAAAACCAAAGAAGTTATTAACATCCTTAACGGATTAAAAGTTGAAGAAAAAGCACTTATTGTTCTTTCAGAGAATAATGAAACAATTGCTCGTTCTGCAAACAACTTACAAAACGTAAAGGTATTAACAGTAGAAGAATTGAATGTACTTGACTTGCTTACGCATGACAAGCTGATTATCACAAAAGATGCAGCTGAAAAAGCAGGGGAGGTGCTCGCACAATGA
- the rplC gene encoding 50S ribosomal protein L3 — MTKGILGRKIGMTQLFSENGEVVPVTVVQAEANVVLQKRTLENDGYEALQIGFADKKESRTNKAEKGHAEKAGTAPKRYVREIRGAEIDSYEVGQEINVDIFEAGEKIDVTGTSKGKGFQGAIKRHNQQRGPKTHGSHFHRAPGAMGEINSMRVFKGHNLPGHMGAEQVTIQNLEVVNVDAEKNLLLIKGNIPGPKKSHVKITSTIKGN, encoded by the coding sequence ATGACGAAAGGAATCTTAGGTCGTAAAATCGGCATGACGCAGCTTTTCTCTGAAAATGGAGAAGTTGTACCAGTAACAGTTGTTCAGGCTGAAGCGAATGTTGTGTTGCAAAAGAGAACTTTAGAAAATGATGGTTATGAAGCGTTGCAAATCGGTTTTGCTGATAAAAAGGAATCACGTACAAATAAAGCGGAAAAAGGTCATGCTGAGAAAGCAGGCACTGCCCCTAAGCGCTACGTTCGTGAAATCCGTGGCGCAGAAATTGACAGCTATGAAGTTGGTCAAGAAATCAACGTCGATATCTTTGAAGCCGGCGAAAAAATTGATGTGACAGGTACATCTAAAGGGAAAGGATTCCAAGGTGCTATCAAGCGTCACAATCAACAACGCGGTCCAAAAACACACGGGTCTCATTTCCATAGAGCTCCAGGTGCAATGGGGGAAATTAACTCCATGCGTGTTTTCAAAGGTCATAATTTGCCAGGACATATGGGTGCAGAACAAGTAACCATTCAAAACCTGGAAGTAGTAAATGTAGATGCTGAAAAGAATCTGCTATTGATTAAGGGAAATATCCCTGGTCCAAAAAAATCTCATGTAAAAATCACGAGTACAATAAAAGGTAACTAA
- the rpsJ gene encoding 30S ribosomal protein S10: protein MAKEKIRIRLKAYDHRILDQSAEKIVDTAKRSGAKVSGPIPLPTERSVYTVLRAVHKYKDAREQFEMRTHKRLIDILEPTPKTVDALMRLDLPSGVDIEIKL from the coding sequence ATGGCAAAAGAGAAGATAAGAATTCGTTTAAAAGCATACGATCACCGTATTTTAGATCAGTCTGCTGAAAAAATTGTGGATACTGCAAAACGTTCCGGAGCGAAAGTGTCTGGTCCAATTCCACTGCCGACTGAAAGATCTGTTTATACAGTTCTTCGTGCGGTTCACAAGTACAAAGATGCTCGTGAGCAGTTCGAAATGCGTACGCACAAGCGTTTGATCGATATTCTTGAGCCTACACCAAAAACGGTTGATGCGCTGATGCGTTTAGATCTTCCATCTGGTGTAGATATTGAAATTAAATTATAA
- a CDS encoding short-chain fatty acid transporter, whose amino-acid sequence MKVLTRFFDRAVQRYLPDAFLFAIILTIFVYVLGVSLTGSGPMEMVTYWGDGFWDLLEFGMQMSLVVVTGYILASTPVVKGFLAKLSRAAKTPGQAVMLVTLVALLACLINYGFGLVVGALFAVHVAKRVPGVDYRILIASAYSGMVIWHGGFSGSVPLLIATPGHFLEDTIGLIPVTETLFSSFNLFIVITLLITLPLFNRYLLKGADPVGKIDPSLWKEEAEEEKETEIHQPATPAERLENSQTLSLLIGMMGLLFIGYHFVANGFDLNINIVNFIFLFLGILFHRTPRRFLETVSKGVKNAGGIIIQFPFYAGIMGMMVSSGLSDKISLWFVSFATDYTLPIFTFLSAGVVNALVPSGGGQWAVQGPIMIQAALEIGADTAKTAMAVAWGDAWTNMIQPFWALPVLAIAGLKIRDIMGFCVMILLFTFIPIVIGFLLL is encoded by the coding sequence TTGAAAGTTCTAACGAGATTCTTTGACAGGGCGGTACAGAGATATTTACCAGACGCTTTTTTATTTGCTATTATTTTAACCATCTTTGTTTACGTATTAGGTGTTTCCCTAACAGGCAGCGGTCCGATGGAAATGGTAACTTATTGGGGCGATGGTTTTTGGGATCTGCTTGAATTTGGCATGCAAATGTCACTGGTGGTCGTCACCGGATATATTTTAGCAAGCACTCCTGTTGTAAAAGGTTTTTTAGCTAAACTCAGCAGAGCAGCAAAAACGCCGGGGCAAGCGGTGATGCTGGTAACATTGGTTGCTTTGCTTGCTTGTTTAATAAACTATGGATTTGGACTTGTTGTCGGTGCATTGTTTGCTGTTCATGTGGCAAAACGGGTTCCTGGCGTGGATTATCGGATATTGATTGCCAGCGCATACAGCGGTATGGTCATCTGGCATGGCGGTTTTTCTGGATCCGTCCCACTGCTGATTGCCACTCCAGGCCATTTTTTAGAAGATACAATCGGTCTCATTCCAGTAACCGAGACATTGTTCAGTTCATTTAATCTGTTTATTGTCATTACCTTATTGATTACATTGCCGCTTTTCAATCGATATCTATTAAAGGGGGCAGACCCTGTAGGTAAAATAGATCCTTCATTATGGAAGGAAGAAGCCGAAGAGGAAAAGGAAACGGAAATTCATCAACCAGCAACACCGGCAGAAAGGTTGGAGAACAGCCAGACTTTGTCTCTTCTGATTGGCATGATGGGACTCCTTTTTATTGGCTATCATTTCGTTGCGAATGGATTTGATCTGAATATCAATATCGTCAATTTTATTTTTCTTTTCTTAGGGATTCTATTTCATAGGACACCGAGACGTTTTCTGGAAACGGTGAGTAAAGGTGTGAAGAATGCCGGGGGAATTATTATACAGTTTCCATTCTATGCTGGAATAATGGGAATGATGGTATCATCTGGATTATCAGATAAAATCTCATTATGGTTTGTGAGTTTCGCAACAGATTATACACTGCCCATCTTTACATTTCTCAGTGCGGGCGTTGTTAATGCGTTAGTACCTTCGGGAGGCGGACAATGGGCTGTGCAAGGCCCTATCATGATACAAGCAGCGCTTGAAATTGGAGCAGATACAGCAAAAACAGCCATGGCAGTTGCTTGGGGAGATGCCTGGACAAACATGATTCAGCCGTTCTGGGCACTGCCTGTACTCGCCATTGCCGGGTTGAAGATTCGAGATATTATGGGCTTTTGTGTCATGATTTTGCTGTTTACTTTCATTCCGATTGTTATCGGGTTTCTACTATTATAA
- a CDS encoding 3-hydroxybutyrate dehydrogenase: MVENKVVFITGAASGIGYEIGCAFARNGAKVALSDVNAEKVMKAAEDLRKKGYDCFGLKCDVTSEEELKQALGDTEEKWGRIDVLINNAGLQHVSAVEDFPTEKFELMTKVMLVAPFMATKLIFPLMKKQGFGRIINMASINGLIGFAGKAAYNSAKHGVIGLTKVSALEGAADGITVNAICPGYVDTPLVRGQFADLAKTRNVPIEKVLEEVLYPLVPQKRLLDVQEVADYVMFLASDKAKGITGQAVVLDGGYTAQ, translated from the coding sequence ATGGTAGAAAATAAAGTGGTTTTTATAACCGGCGCAGCAAGTGGTATCGGATATGAAATTGGCTGTGCGTTTGCAAGAAACGGTGCAAAGGTAGCTTTGTCAGATGTGAATGCAGAGAAAGTGATGAAAGCTGCGGAAGATTTAAGGAAAAAAGGGTATGACTGTTTTGGATTGAAATGCGATGTTACCAGTGAAGAAGAGCTCAAACAGGCTTTGGGTGACACGGAAGAAAAATGGGGGAGAATAGATGTTTTAATTAACAATGCAGGATTGCAGCATGTATCTGCTGTGGAAGATTTTCCGACTGAGAAATTTGAGTTGATGACAAAGGTTATGCTGGTCGCCCCGTTTATGGCAACCAAACTTATTTTCCCGCTGATGAAAAAGCAAGGCTTTGGACGGATTATTAATATGGCTTCGATTAATGGGCTGATTGGTTTTGCGGGTAAGGCAGCTTATAACAGTGCAAAGCATGGAGTAATCGGCTTAACCAAGGTGTCTGCTTTAGAAGGAGCTGCAGATGGAATTACAGTGAATGCGATTTGCCCTGGGTATGTCGATACGCCGCTGGTACGTGGACAGTTTGCGGATTTGGCAAAAACTCGTAACGTGCCAATTGAAAAAGTACTGGAAGAAGTATTATACCCGTTAGTACCGCAAAAACGGCTTTTAGATGTTCAGGAAGTTGCTGATTATGTCATGTTCTTAGCCAGCGATAAAGCAAAAGGAATTACGGGGCAAGCGGTTGTACTGGATGGAGGATATACTGCTCAATAA
- the glpX gene encoding class II fructose-bisphosphatase — protein MNQFIQEFLHVTESAALATYPWIGTGNKIEADQAATDSMRAQLNNISMDGEIVIGEGEIDEAPMLFIGEKVGTGLGEGVDLAVDPIDGTTSTSKGKNNAIAVIAIAKKGTLLHAPDMYMEKIVTGPEAAGKININYPLEKNLRIIAEAKGKQLEELKVIIQDRERHNHWVEEARALGVRTELFEEGDIIPAISTCLHRQGNADLFIGIGGAPEGVLAAVGVKSLGGEMQARLLPNTDEQWNRCISMKLARPNEALSHQQLVNTDECAFIATSITSNMLSQGIENNQDIFITHSIVLNGLDKCFRHIATEHPKISV, from the coding sequence ATGAATCAGTTCATTCAAGAATTTCTGCATGTTACAGAGTCCGCAGCACTTGCAACATATCCTTGGATTGGTACCGGAAATAAAATAGAAGCTGATCAGGCAGCTACAGATTCGATGCGTGCCCAGCTAAATAACATCTCTATGGATGGAGAAATTGTTATTGGCGAAGGAGAAATCGATGAAGCCCCTATGCTGTTTATCGGTGAAAAAGTAGGTACTGGTCTTGGAGAAGGTGTCGATTTGGCAGTTGATCCAATTGACGGCACAACCTCTACTTCTAAAGGAAAAAATAATGCGATTGCGGTCATTGCCATCGCAAAGAAAGGTACCCTGCTCCATGCTCCTGATATGTATATGGAGAAGATTGTAACTGGACCGGAAGCAGCCGGTAAAATTAATATTAATTATCCTCTGGAGAAAAATTTGCGCATCATTGCAGAGGCAAAAGGAAAGCAGCTCGAAGAATTAAAAGTGATTATCCAAGACAGAGAAAGGCACAACCATTGGGTAGAAGAAGCACGCGCTTTAGGTGTTCGAACAGAATTGTTTGAAGAAGGAGATATTATTCCCGCCATTTCAACATGCCTCCATCGGCAAGGTAACGCAGACTTATTTATTGGTATCGGTGGTGCACCTGAAGGAGTTCTGGCAGCTGTCGGAGTAAAAAGTTTAGGTGGAGAAATGCAGGCGAGATTACTTCCCAATACAGATGAACAATGGAATCGATGCATATCCATGAAACTTGCCCGCCCAAATGAAGCACTTTCTCATCAGCAGTTAGTCAATACAGATGAGTGTGCTTTTATAGCTACAAGTATAACAAGCAATATGCTTTCACAGGGAATCGAAAATAATCAAGACATCTTTATTACACATTCTATCGTTTTAAATGGTTTAGATAAATGTTTTCGCCATATCGCAACAGAGCACCCAAAGATTTCTGTATAA